The proteins below come from a single Myxosarcina sp. GI1 genomic window:
- a CDS encoding protein kinase → MKSIVGTLIGDRYFIVRELRREPLGALYLACDRHSLENSQCQIERLYFPSQNNTANWQFWQNLTKLFQTEALALKNLGQNLQIPQLLDYFVEEREFYLVTELCTGKTLEQHLTDKPLNELEAIFWLQSSLEVLKFIHQKQILHLNIRPENLIQLQSDKQITLSNFGTIRNSLELFYRQQPSPLVRQSYDDYVSIEQREGSPNYSSDLYALGKTIVYALTGEVPKLQNVDRANYQKPLLAEISNRTRVNISYKLNRILSKMIDENSAARYQSAAEAIAELKQEENTVALPLPFTLPPREKKISARNKPTKSKLKADRKIKFGALLLLPFAVALIILFIGFNRNIYRNFSSYVNSNYYLAIKYPPNWTIQESEDPITGEIVVFTSPLKQPSDPFRESVYISVEYLSFNSVSLDEYLQTTIQRLEQEGNKLEGAPERTMLANYQARTIVYSRQENGLQLKQKETFAAIDNRIYIVTYVAEATQYDEYLKTTQKMLESLDIELPFYN, encoded by the coding sequence ATGAAGTCAATAGTCGGAACACTTATAGGCGATCGCTATTTTATCGTACGAGAATTGAGACGCGAACCTTTAGGCGCATTATATCTAGCTTGCGATCGCCACAGTTTAGAAAACTCTCAGTGTCAGATAGAAAGACTTTATTTTCCGTCTCAAAATAATACTGCCAATTGGCAATTTTGGCAGAATTTGACCAAGCTCTTTCAAACAGAAGCACTTGCTTTAAAAAATTTGGGGCAGAATTTACAAATTCCGCAACTGTTAGACTATTTTGTTGAAGAAAGGGAGTTTTACTTAGTAACGGAATTATGTACGGGTAAAACTTTAGAGCAGCATCTAACAGATAAACCTTTAAATGAATTAGAAGCAATCTTTTGGTTGCAAAGCAGCTTAGAAGTTCTAAAATTTATTCATCAAAAGCAAATTCTACATCTCAATATTAGACCCGAAAATCTAATTCAGCTTCAGTCAGACAAGCAAATAACTTTGTCCAATTTCGGTACGATAAGAAATTCTTTGGAATTGTTTTATCGACAGCAGCCATCGCCATTAGTTCGTCAAAGTTATGACGATTATGTCTCAATAGAACAGCGTGAGGGTAGCCCAAACTACAGTAGCGATCTTTATGCTTTAGGAAAAACAATTGTTTATGCCCTGACGGGAGAAGTTCCGAAACTACAGAATGTCGATCGGGCTAACTATCAAAAACCACTATTAGCAGAAATAAGCAATCGTACTAGAGTAAATATCAGCTACAAACTTAATAGAATTCTCAGTAAAATGATTGACGAAAATTCGGCGGCACGTTACCAATCTGCTGCTGAAGCGATCGCCGAACTAAAGCAAGAAGAAAACACGGTTGCTTTACCCCTTCCTTTTACTTTACCTCCTCGCGAAAAAAAAATCTCAGCTAGGAATAAACCGACGAAATCCAAGTTGAAAGCCGATCGAAAAATTAAGTTTGGGGCGTTACTATTATTACCTTTTGCTGTAGCATTAATTATTTTATTTATTGGTTTTAATCGCAACATTTATCGCAATTTTTCTTCATACGTAAATAGTAATTATTATCTAGCAATTAAATATCCACCAAATTGGACTATACAAGAATCAGAAGATCCAATTACGGGAGAAATAGTAGTTTTTACTTCACCTTTAAAACAGCCTTCAGATCCATTTAGAGAAAGCGTTTATATTTCTGTAGAATATTTGTCTTTTAATTCTGTGTCTTTAGATGAGTATCTTCAAACAACTATCCAACGCCTCGAACAAGAAGGTAATAAGTTAGAAGGCGCACCAGAAAGAACTATGCTTGCCAACTATCAGGCTAGAACAATAGTTTATTCCCGACAGGAAAATGGCTTGCAACTAAAGCAAAAAGAAACGTTTGCGGCGATCGATAACCGCATCTATATTGTGACTTACGTAGCAGAAGCAACTCAATACGATGAATATCTTAAAACCACACAAAAAATGCTGGAATCTTTAGATATTGAGTTGCCATTTTACAATTAA
- the ylqF gene encoding ribosome biogenesis GTPase YlqF produces the protein MSIPSIQWYPGHIAKAERQLKEQLKRVDVVLEILDARIPLASHHPQIDEWIGDKPKVLVLNRVDMIPEAVKHNWLKWYQSQQLQPYFTNAKQGKGIKAVKSAAQTAGKTMNQRRRNRGMRPRPVRAVVIGFPNVGKSALINRLVGKKVVASERRAGVTRQLRWVRISDEIELLDAPGVIPWKLDHQEDAVKLAICEDIGQASYDNQLIAAAAVEFLVELDFGNILESRYHLDPHSVTGEAYIYQLGDRLYQGDRERVARQILYDFRTGNMGAIPLELPPLSN, from the coding sequence ATGTCAATTCCTTCTATTCAATGGTATCCAGGTCATATTGCCAAAGCCGAACGACAGCTAAAAGAACAACTCAAGCGCGTCGATGTGGTTCTGGAAATATTGGATGCGCGAATTCCCCTGGCTTCCCATCACCCCCAGATCGACGAATGGATCGGTGACAAACCTAAAGTTTTAGTATTAAACCGCGTAGATATGATTCCCGAAGCGGTAAAGCATAACTGGCTGAAGTGGTATCAGTCGCAACAACTGCAACCTTATTTTACCAATGCCAAACAAGGTAAAGGCATCAAAGCCGTTAAGAGTGCCGCTCAAACTGCAGGAAAAACTATGAACCAAAGAAGGCGCAATCGCGGTATGCGTCCCCGTCCTGTAAGAGCGGTAGTTATTGGCTTTCCCAACGTGGGCAAATCAGCTTTAATTAACCGTTTGGTAGGTAAAAAAGTTGTAGCTAGCGAACGCCGTGCGGGGGTAACTCGTCAGTTACGCTGGGTAAGAATCTCTGATGAGATCGAACTATTGGATGCCCCTGGTGTAATTCCCTGGAAGTTAGACCATCAAGAAGATGCCGTAAAATTGGCGATTTGCGAAGATATCGGTCAAGCCTCTTACGACAACCAGTTAATTGCTGCGGCAGCAGTTGAGTTTTTAGTAGAGTTAGATTTTGGCAACATATTAGAATCGCGCTACCATCTCGATCCCCACAGTGTGACGGGAGAGGCTTATATATATCAACTGGGCGATCGCCTGTATCAAGGAGATCGAGAAAGAGTCGCTCGGCAAATACTGTATGATTTTCGTACGGGCAATATGGGCGCAATTCCTTTAGAACTTCCGCCATTGTCGAACTAA
- the sat gene encoding sulfate adenylyltransferase — MSTDTIPPHGGKLIDRLATPDEKSDFLAKADSLPRVRLDKRATSDLVMIAIGGFSPISGFMERQDYLNVVDNMRLASGIPWSVPVTLSVSEEEANSLKEGDLVRLDNPNGQFVGVLQLTEKYSYDKKREATQVYRTDEDKHPGVKVIYEQGSVNLAGPVWLLERFPHPLFPKYQIDPTASRAAFAEKGWKTVVGFQTRNPIHRAHEYIIKCALEIVDGLFLHPLVGATKSDDIPAEVRMRCYEIMMEHYFPQDRVILAINPSAMRYAGPREAIFHALIRKNYGCTHFIVGRDHAGVGDYYGTYDAQKIFEEFEPGELGITPLKFEHAFYCTRTKQMATAKTSPSNKEERIHLSGTKVRGMLREGKLPPPEFSRPEVASELSRAMQVKV; from the coding sequence ATGAGTACAGACACAATTCCCCCTCATGGCGGCAAATTAATCGACCGCCTTGCTACCCCAGACGAAAAATCGGACTTTTTGGCTAAAGCCGATTCTTTACCTAGAGTTCGATTGGATAAAAGAGCGACTTCAGACTTAGTAATGATTGCTATTGGTGGCTTTAGTCCCATTAGCGGCTTTATGGAACGACAAGATTATTTAAATGTCGTCGATAATATGCGTCTTGCTAGCGGTATTCCCTGGTCGGTACCAGTAACCCTTTCTGTTAGCGAAGAAGAAGCAAATTCATTAAAAGAAGGCGACTTAGTACGCTTAGACAATCCTAACGGTCAATTTGTTGGCGTACTACAGTTAACAGAAAAATATAGTTACGACAAAAAACGCGAAGCAACCCAAGTTTATCGCACTGATGAAGACAAGCATCCTGGAGTCAAAGTTATTTACGAACAAGGTTCCGTAAATTTGGCGGGTCCAGTATGGCTGCTAGAACGTTTTCCCCATCCTTTATTTCCCAAATATCAAATCGATCCCACCGCATCGCGGGCGGCGTTTGCCGAAAAAGGGTGGAAAACGGTAGTCGGATTTCAAACTCGCAATCCCATTCACCGCGCTCACGAATACATTATCAAATGTGCTTTAGAAATAGTTGATGGTTTGTTCTTACATCCTTTAGTAGGAGCGACCAAAAGCGATGATATACCTGCCGAAGTACGGATGCGCTGCTATGAGATTATGATGGAGCATTATTTTCCTCAAGACCGCGTTATTCTGGCAATAAATCCTTCGGCAATGCGCTATGCAGGACCTAGAGAGGCTATCTTCCACGCTCTAATCCGTAAAAACTACGGCTGTACCCACTTTATTGTCGGTCGCGACCATGCAGGAGTAGGAGACTATTACGGAACCTACGACGCTCAAAAGATCTTTGAAGAATTCGAGCCAGGAGAATTAGGTATTACTCCTCTAAAGTTCGAGCATGCTTTTTACTGTACTCGTACCAAACAAATGGCAACGGCTAAAACCAGTCCTAGCAACAAAGAAGAACGCATTCATTTATCGGGAACTAAAGTTAGAGGCATGTTGCGTGAGGGTAAGTTACCACCACCAGAATTTTCTCGTCCCGAAGTTGCTTCAGAACTATCAAGAGCGATGCAGGTGAAAGTTTAA
- a CDS encoding phosphatase PAP2 family protein, with product MIRFLINFWSRHIHPRIASLIATVGIFGLSISLLTLYVLAQLAEEVLEREAFAFDKTILLSIHSVANSHLDRVMLVVTSLGNPPVVVPIFGISLIILWWQGNNQEATMLAIASSGAFILNRGLKVFFNKPRPQLWTKLIDETSYSFPSGHALGSMVLYGFIAYLLATHYPKFAFAIYSLATILIGAIGMSRLYLGVHWPTDVITGYGVGFLWLISCVTMLKLRQRKHN from the coding sequence ATGATTAGATTTTTAATAAATTTTTGGAGCCGCCATATCCATCCTCGGATTGCCTCATTAATTGCTACAGTTGGCATTTTTGGGCTTTCTATTTCTTTATTAACTTTGTATGTTCTTGCCCAGCTTGCCGAGGAGGTTTTAGAACGAGAAGCTTTTGCTTTTGATAAAACAATACTCCTCTCGATTCATTCTGTTGCTAATTCCCATTTAGATCGAGTAATGCTTGTGGTTACAAGTTTGGGGAATCCACCTGTAGTGGTTCCGATTTTCGGAATTAGTTTAATAATTCTTTGGTGGCAAGGTAACAATCAAGAAGCCACAATGTTGGCGATCGCTTCTTCTGGAGCATTTATTCTTAACAGGGGATTAAAAGTGTTTTTTAACAAACCTCGTCCCCAACTTTGGACAAAACTAATTGACGAAACATCTTATAGTTTTCCTAGCGGTCATGCTTTAGGTTCGATGGTGCTTTATGGCTTTATTGCTTATTTGCTGGCAACACACTATCCGAAATTTGCTTTTGCTATCTATAGTTTGGCAACAATTTTAATTGGTGCAATTGGTATGAGTCGGCTTTATTTAGGAGTGCATTGGCCAACTGATGTTATCACTGGTTACGGAGTCGGTTTTTTATGGTTAATCAGCTGTGTTACTATGCTGAAGCTACGCCAGAGGAAGCATAATTAA
- a CDS encoding redoxin domain-containing protein — translation MKRLNLSRWLVAIALCLLLWQIAPVAMALGGKQPALQQSAPEFTLPTNSREGEVNLQDYRGYWVVLYFYPQDFTSGCTLEAKRFQQDLPEYVARDARVLGVSVDDVDSHAQFCDAEGLKFPLLADTDGRVSKAYGSWLSGKSLRHTYLIDPQGILQEIYLGVRPSIHSQEVLARLDELKSNS, via the coding sequence ATGAAACGTTTGAATCTGTCTCGATGGTTAGTAGCGATCGCTCTATGTTTATTATTATGGCAAATAGCACCTGTTGCTATGGCTTTGGGTGGCAAACAGCCTGCTTTACAACAATCCGCACCAGAGTTTACTCTTCCTACCAATAGTAGAGAAGGGGAAGTGAATCTTCAAGACTATCGCGGCTACTGGGTTGTATTATATTTTTATCCCCAGGATTTTACTTCTGGTTGTACCCTTGAAGCCAAACGTTTTCAACAGGATTTACCAGAGTATGTTGCCAGAGATGCCAGGGTTTTAGGTGTTAGCGTCGATGATGTCGATTCTCATGCCCAATTTTGCGATGCTGAAGGACTCAAATTCCCTTTATTAGCGGATACCGATGGTAGGGTAAGTAAAGCTTATGGTTCCTGGTTGAGCGGTAAATCTTTAAGACATACTTATCTAATCGACCCACAAGGAATTTTGCAGGAAATTTACCTGGGAGTCAGACCAAGCATTCACAGCCAGGAAGTTTTGGCGCGTTTGGATGAATTGAAATCTAACAGTTAA
- a CDS encoding SDR family oxidoreductase, which produces MYLVTGATGSLGRRVVRQLRDKDMPVRAFARLSANYGELADRGAEIFIGDLRQERDITKACRDVRYIISCHGSGKNAQALDYRANIDLIDRAIENNVEHFVFISVLGADRGYQDSATFKAKREVEKYLAASGLNYTILRPSGFANNLLPLAERFRDTGIYLLIGDPKNRSSIVSTDDLATIAIASTTTEPAKNQTFAVGGPDILKREDIPRIFARLFDKDPIVINPPLTLFDGLRSGIGLINPQLQKSLGTLRTLLAHEFFCNMDEIARLESTFEIKMESLESFLRRYLGN; this is translated from the coding sequence ATGTATTTGGTTACTGGTGCGACAGGATCTTTAGGACGTAGAGTTGTCAGACAATTAAGAGACAAAGATATGCCAGTCCGTGCTTTTGCGCGTTTATCTGCTAATTACGGAGAACTAGCAGATCGAGGTGCGGAAATTTTTATTGGCGATTTAAGACAGGAAAGAGACATTACCAAAGCTTGTCGAGATGTGCGCTATATCATTAGCTGTCATGGTTCTGGCAAGAATGCTCAGGCGTTAGACTATCGAGCTAATATCGATCTAATAGATCGCGCTATAGAAAACAATGTCGAACATTTTGTCTTTATTTCGGTTCTGGGTGCCGACAGAGGCTATCAAGATTCTGCCACCTTCAAAGCCAAAAGAGAAGTAGAAAAATATTTAGCGGCTAGCGGGTTAAACTATACTATTTTGCGTCCTTCGGGATTTGCTAACAATCTTTTACCTCTAGCAGAAAGATTTCGCGATACGGGTATTTATTTACTGATCGGCGATCCTAAAAATCGTTCTTCGATTGTCAGTACTGATGACCTGGCTACAATTGCGATCGCTTCTACCACTACCGAACCAGCTAAAAACCAAACTTTCGCTGTCGGAGGTCCCGATATTCTCAAACGAGAAGATATTCCCCGTATTTTTGCTCGTTTATTTGATAAAGATCCGATTGTTATTAATCCCCCGTTAACCTTATTTGATGGCTTGCGATCGGGAATTGGCTTAATCAATCCTCAGCTACAAAAATCTCTGGGTACCCTACGGACTTTGCTGGCACACGAGTTTTTCTGCAATATGGATGAAATTGCCCGTCTAGAATCGACTTTTGAAATTAAAATGGAGTCTTTAGAGAGTTTTCTACGGCGTTATTTAGGAAACTAA
- a CDS encoding S-layer homology domain-containing protein — MTNLSPQPPENNEPQRRPVVTFDEMVGIIVAFTTVGAILFWSLGNKIGSKTFSQSNNNFLSLGEDRGEGERISTDTGFNRILTSEDSEPLQRSSKYLNRQSTTGTITSPSNESNRETIFARPQANNFRLDSRSRLTPTPLTLDSLIENPEVVESPQIGSPPVLTTPETETPDIETPDTPETPKTPIAESPEAETPDTAGTPKTVFKDVSQDYWAYPFVATLAEQGLITGSSENLFEPNKLITRASMATMVSMAFNRPENQASKSFTDITDQNAIATDINKTVGMGFMKGYSDSEFRPLENIPRYQVLVALATGLGLTPSQEPQAILQQFNDRDGIPDWATEQVAAATEAGLLVNRPDFANNALNPNQPATRAEVAAMIYQALVQTGKVEAIDSEHIVNPSNQ; from the coding sequence ATGACTAATTTATCACCTCAGCCACCAGAGAATAACGAGCCTCAAAGAAGACCAGTCGTTACTTTTGACGAAATGGTTGGGATTATTGTCGCTTTTACCACTGTTGGTGCGATATTATTCTGGTCTTTGGGTAATAAAATTGGCTCGAAGACTTTTTCACAGTCAAATAATAATTTTTTATCTTTAGGCGAAGATCGCGGCGAAGGGGAAAGAATAAGTACCGATACTGGTTTCAATCGAATATTGACTTCAGAAGATTCAGAGCCTTTGCAAAGAAGTTCTAAATATTTAAATCGCCAGTCAACAACTGGTACTATTACATCTCCCTCTAACGAGTCGAACCGTGAAACTATTTTTGCTCGACCCCAGGCAAATAATTTTCGGTTGGATTCCCGTTCCAGGTTGACACCTACACCTTTGACTTTAGATAGTTTGATCGAGAATCCCGAAGTAGTCGAATCGCCTCAAATCGGCTCGCCACCAGTATTAACTACTCCCGAAACGGAAACCCCAGATATAGAAACACCCGATACACCAGAGACTCCCAAAACACCCATAGCAGAGTCACCAGAAGCAGAAACACCCGATACAGCAGGGACTCCCAAAACGGTTTTCAAAGATGTTTCTCAAGATTATTGGGCTTATCCTTTTGTTGCCACCTTAGCAGAGCAAGGATTGATAACTGGTTCGTCAGAAAATCTTTTCGAGCCAAACAAACTAATTACTAGAGCTAGTATGGCTACTATGGTTAGTATGGCTTTTAACCGACCTGAAAATCAGGCATCAAAAAGCTTTACCGATATTACAGACCAAAACGCGATCGCCACTGATATTAATAAAACGGTCGGTATGGGGTTTATGAAAGGATACTCCGATAGTGAGTTTCGTCCCTTAGAGAACATCCCTCGCTATCAAGTTTTAGTTGCTTTGGCTACTGGTTTGGGACTGACACCATCTCAAGAACCTCAAGCAATTCTACAACAGTTTAACGATCGCGATGGGATTCCCGACTGGGCGACAGAACAAGTAGCAGCAGCGACAGAAGCAGGTTTACTGGTAAATCGTCCTGATTTTGCTAATAATGCTCTCAATCCCAATCAACCTGCTACTCGTGCTGAAGTAGCGGCGATGATTTACCAAGCTTTAGTTCAGACGGGTAAAGTCGAGGCAATTGACTCCGAACATATCGTCAACCCATCCAATCAATAG
- a CDS encoding glycosyl transferase — protein MAQPAVYIAVTGHGFGHAVRAATIASKLQQLNSNISIIFVTVAPQWLLKSYLTTDFDYRPRIFDVGVIQSDSLKMDKQATLKKMQHIIASEAAIITEEVEFIRNNNVGLILADVPALATAIAKAAKIPCWMVSNFGWDYIYSHWGEPFQEVTTWIKKHYYQSDRLFRLPLCEPMSAFPNITDVGLIGDRPRYSKEELQQKFNLNTPPEKTVLLTFGGLGIQAIPYHNLQRFSDWQFITFDRYAPDLPNLLKINDSFLRPLDFMPVCGRVFSKPGFSTFSEALCQNVPIVSLTRQDFAESEILINGIRDHSYHQIITPENFFEGEWDFLHHDSLPPRKKTTLATNGAETIAREIITFLTS, from the coding sequence ATGGCTCAACCAGCAGTATATATCGCAGTTACAGGACACGGTTTCGGTCATGCGGTTCGCGCCGCTACTATTGCCAGTAAACTACAGCAACTCAATTCCAATATTTCGATTATTTTTGTCACCGTTGCTCCTCAGTGGTTACTAAAATCTTATTTAACTACAGACTTTGATTATCGTCCTCGTATTTTTGATGTGGGAGTCATTCAAAGCGATAGTCTAAAAATGGATAAACAGGCGACTTTGAAAAAAATGCAGCACATTATTGCTAGTGAAGCCGCAATTATTACCGAAGAAGTTGAGTTTATTCGTAATAATAACGTGGGACTCATTTTAGCCGATGTCCCTGCTTTGGCTACAGCGATCGCTAAGGCGGCAAAAATTCCCTGCTGGATGGTTAGCAATTTTGGTTGGGACTATATCTATAGCCATTGGGGCGAACCTTTTCAAGAAGTCACTACCTGGATTAAAAAGCATTATTACCAGAGCGATCGCCTGTTTCGCTTACCTTTATGCGAACCGATGAGTGCTTTTCCTAACATTACCGATGTTGGTTTGATTGGCGATCGACCTCGCTACAGTAAAGAAGAACTACAGCAAAAATTTAATTTAAACACCCCTCCAGAAAAAACCGTATTGCTTACCTTTGGTGGTTTGGGAATTCAGGCTATTCCCTACCACAACTTACAGCGGTTCTCCGACTGGCAATTTATTACCTTCGACCGCTACGCGCCAGATTTACCTAATTTGCTCAAAATTAATGATAGTTTTCTTCGTCCCTTAGACTTTATGCCCGTATGCGGTAGAGTATTTTCTAAACCTGGCTTTAGTACTTTTTCTGAAGCTTTATGTCAAAACGTGCCGATAGTTTCTCTAACACGCCAAGACTTTGCCGAATCTGAAATACTAATTAATGGTATTCGCGATCATTCTTACCATCAAATTATTACCCCTGAAAACTTTTTTGAGGGAGAATGGGATTTTCTGCATCACGATTCATTACCACCCCGTAAAAAAACTACTTTAGCTACAAATGGTGCAGAGACAATTGCCAGAGAAATTATTACTTTTCTCACTAGCTAA
- a CDS encoding caspase family protein, with protein sequence MPIANFQMLMVDMGLDRRTFLQRAGLSLFALGVTEANISAWETFPIASSVKGYSQALAATNNRKLALLIGINQYKNERLNGCVTDIELQRELLIDRFGFNPKDIMTLSDRQATRENIETAFIEHLAQQAKADDTVIFHFSGYGGRVKMPPSERDTNLTVSETNREGLVNTLIPADAALPTKTEPAVNILLQDTLLLLAQSLDTDKLTLVLDTGFGNNDRRILRGNVRLRSKAKIAEQIGSEELAFREQLQIKLAGKGLKPSRRLPSIPGIVLAAASNNQIAAEGQWSGFSAGLFTYALTQSLWQMTPNSKIQTIIGRSAETVERVMGRQQQPIMKNDLVKPSIGYYLTDSNSVNAEGVITAVETNGNIEVKLIGIPANILDCYGSDSYLDLVSVESGGRNLLQVKSREGIIVRVKPANSDPETIEKIKEKKLVKEVIRVLPRDLGLTVALDANLQRIERVDATSALANIKAVSSVVAAGEQNADCLVGKVKSESSQPQTDSVAKTQDKDSSAFSYGLYSSGGLLIQRTAGNANEAVKSAISRLSSQFDNILAAKWLELTVNDFSSNLKVASTLELVKNNKTSSLQRATGEFSDNRKQAERELLLSTETSASIPVLAKGSHIRFCLTNECEVPLYALLIGIDSDRNVFALYTPQETDNAETTAVQNLVISPQSQLLVPESEDSWKWKVTISAGIAEVYAIFSTQPFKRTLEALAAQPNLKLDREQVLNVPNPLEVIHAMLKDLHEASSVSEELLGSNTNVYALDVDNWATLSFVYEVVTDYSTV encoded by the coding sequence ATGCCGATCGCCAATTTTCAAATGCTAATGGTTGATATGGGACTAGATCGCCGAACTTTTTTACAACGGGCTGGATTATCTCTGTTCGCTCTAGGAGTTACTGAGGCAAATATCTCGGCTTGGGAAACCTTTCCAATCGCTTCTTCAGTTAAAGGTTACTCTCAGGCTTTAGCGGCAACCAACAATCGTAAGCTTGCTTTACTAATTGGTATCAACCAGTATAAAAATGAGCGTCTCAACGGTTGTGTGACCGATATCGAACTACAGCGAGAGCTATTGATCGATCGCTTTGGCTTTAATCCTAAAGACATTATGACCTTGAGCGATCGCCAGGCAACCAGAGAAAACATTGAGACTGCTTTTATCGAACATCTCGCCCAACAAGCTAAAGCTGACGACACGGTAATTTTTCACTTTAGCGGTTATGGCGGTCGCGTTAAAATGCCTCCGTCCGAACGAGACACTAACTTAACTGTCTCAGAAACCAATCGCGAGGGATTGGTCAATACTCTAATTCCAGCAGATGCAGCGTTACCTACTAAAACAGAACCTGCCGTTAATATTCTTTTGCAAGATACCCTATTGCTCTTAGCGCAATCTCTCGATACTGACAAACTAACCCTGGTTTTGGACACTGGCTTTGGCAATAACGATCGACGAATATTACGCGGCAATGTACGCCTTCGCTCTAAAGCAAAAATAGCAGAACAAATTGGTTCTGAAGAACTGGCGTTTCGCGAACAGTTGCAAATTAAGTTGGCTGGCAAAGGATTAAAGCCGTCTCGCAGATTGCCTTCTATTCCAGGTATCGTATTAGCTGCTGCCAGCAACAATCAGATTGCTGCTGAAGGTCAATGGAGTGGTTTTAGTGCTGGTTTATTTACTTACGCACTAACCCAGTCTCTATGGCAAATGACCCCCAACAGTAAGATACAGACCATAATTGGACGTAGTGCCGAAACTGTAGAGCGAGTCATGGGCAGACAGCAGCAACCCATCATGAAGAACGATCTCGTCAAGCCTTCTATCGGATATTATTTGACCGATAGTAATTCTGTGAATGCCGAAGGTGTAATAACTGCGGTTGAAACCAACGGCAATATAGAAGTCAAACTAATTGGTATACCAGCAAACATCTTAGATTGTTACGGTAGCGATTCTTATCTGGACTTAGTTTCTGTTGAGAGTGGCGGGCGAAACTTGCTTCAGGTTAAATCGCGAGAAGGAATAATTGTCAGAGTAAAACCTGCAAATTCCGATCCTGAAACTATCGAAAAAATTAAGGAAAAGAAATTAGTTAAAGAGGTTATTCGGGTATTACCGCGAGACTTGGGTTTGACCGTCGCTTTAGATGCCAATCTTCAAAGAATCGAACGGGTAGATGCTACCAGTGCCTTAGCTAATATTAAAGCCGTTTCTTCAGTAGTAGCAGCCGGCGAACAAAATGCTGATTGTCTGGTCGGTAAAGTTAAATCAGAATCGAGTCAACCACAGACTGATTCTGTAGCCAAAACTCAAGATAAAGATTCGTCTGCTTTCAGCTACGGTTTGTATTCTAGTGGTGGCTTACTAATTCAGCGTACGGCAGGTAATGCTAATGAAGCTGTTAAATCTGCTATTAGCCGTCTTAGCTCTCAGTTCGATAATATTTTGGCAGCCAAATGGCTAGAGTTGACCGTCAATGATTTTTCTTCCAACTTAAAAGTTGCTTCGACTTTAGAATTAGTTAAAAACAATAAAACCTCGTCTCTACAGCGTGCCACAGGGGAATTTTCAGATAATCGCAAACAAGCCGAACGAGAATTGCTTTTATCGACAGAAACATCGGCTTCCATTCCCGTGTTAGCTAAAGGTTCTCACATTAGATTTTGTCTGACCAATGAATGCGAAGTGCCGCTTTACGCGCTGTTAATTGGTATCGACTCAGACCGTAACGTTTTTGCTTTGTATACTCCTCAAGAAACCGATAATGCTGAAACAACGGCAGTCCAAAATTTAGTTATTTCACCTCAAAGTCAGTTGCTGGTTCCAGAATCAGAAGATTCCTGGAAATGGAAAGTTACTATCTCGGCAGGAATTGCGGAAGTATATGCTATTTTTTCTACTCAACCATTCAAGCGCACCTTAGAAGCTTTAGCAGCCCAGCCCAACCTCAAATTAGACCGAGAACAGGTGCTAAACGTTCCCAATCCTTTAGAGGTAATTCATGCCATGTTAAAAGATTTACATGAAGCTAGTTCGGTGTCTGAAGAGTTGCTAGGCTCTAACACAAATGTTTATGCTTTAGATGTCGATAACTGGGCAACCCTCAGTTTTGTTTATGAGGTAGTTACAGATTACTCTACTGTGTAG